One window from the genome of uncultured Tateyamaria sp. encodes:
- a CDS encoding caspase family protein — MRRLLLSVLVWVFGCVAVWAEERVAFVVGNSAYETVSPLDNPINDALDISIALEGLGFSVIVGSDATMDEMRQGIAAFAEAAETADVVLFYYAGHGFQVSGQNYLVPVDAALRTADDLGDQTMPLTDVLSAMQRSRGLKLVFLDACRDNPFGVELNTEEGLARVSTAADFMFVYATQPDNVAYDGTGRNSFFTEAMLNHIYTPGQDIAAMMTNVRRDVLSATGGRQVPWENSSLTERFRFDNSPETASEETLLWQVAANERDADLMQLYMDRYPQGAHVDDVVAFLRNGDQTRTLTFRDEAAEAERLWSLARRSRMRPLLEYYLERYPNGANRADAARLLDLIPQAENMSPGSICERLATHPRDATAATGGVPFDRLRQNAFSAIQACAAAVSQSPELPHYTALLARATAATGDMDRAIQLYKSASDRGDLRAMVSLAQLTEAGNGVPQDAAAALALYERAADGGSPDAMINLAVILFEGQQVPQDIDRAIALLRRAAEGGSARAVFNLGVLAQDGVVDTPEDALRYFEQAARDGEVQGYRAAAILLDEGRGVTRNPNAAANMLLRGTAADRGVLLEQLTVRTNEWSRDTIRAVQERLKAAGFYSAAVDGLPGPSFEAALTRWRNGGFDAEVLTSG, encoded by the coding sequence ATGCGCCGCCTGCTGTTGAGTGTTCTGGTGTGGGTGTTCGGGTGCGTGGCCGTGTGGGCCGAGGAGCGGGTGGCCTTTGTCGTCGGCAACTCCGCCTACGAGACGGTCAGTCCGCTCGACAATCCGATCAATGACGCGCTGGACATCTCCATCGCTCTGGAGGGGCTGGGGTTCAGCGTGATCGTGGGCAGTGACGCCACCATGGACGAAATGCGCCAGGGTATCGCGGCCTTTGCCGAGGCAGCCGAGACGGCGGATGTTGTGCTGTTCTATTACGCGGGTCACGGCTTTCAGGTCAGCGGGCAGAACTACCTGGTGCCGGTGGATGCGGCTTTGCGCACCGCTGACGATTTGGGGGACCAGACCATGCCGCTGACCGATGTATTGTCGGCGATGCAGCGGTCGCGGGGGTTGAAGCTGGTGTTTCTGGATGCGTGCCGTGACAATCCGTTTGGTGTCGAGCTGAACACCGAGGAGGGTCTGGCCCGCGTCAGCACCGCCGCCGATTTCATGTTTGTCTACGCCACCCAGCCCGACAACGTGGCCTATGACGGCACAGGGCGAAACAGCTTTTTCACCGAAGCGATGCTGAACCATATCTACACCCCAGGACAGGACATTGCGGCGATGATGACCAATGTGCGCCGCGATGTGTTGTCGGCCACGGGCGGGCGTCAGGTGCCGTGGGAAAACTCGTCCCTGACCGAGCGGTTCCGCTTTGACAACAGCCCCGAGACGGCGTCGGAAGAAACGCTGCTGTGGCAGGTTGCGGCCAACGAGCGGGATGCCGATCTGATGCAGCTTTACATGGACCGCTACCCGCAGGGTGCGCATGTGGACGACGTGGTGGCCTTTCTCAGGAACGGTGACCAGACCCGCACGCTGACGTTCCGGGATGAAGCGGCAGAGGCCGAGCGGCTATGGAGCCTGGCGCGGCGCAGCCGGATGCGCCCGTTGCTGGAATACTATCTTGAGCGCTATCCCAATGGTGCCAATCGGGCGGATGCCGCCCGCCTGCTGGATCTGATCCCGCAGGCCGAGAACATGTCGCCCGGGTCAATCTGCGAACGGCTGGCGACACATCCGCGCGATGCCACGGCGGCAACGGGGGGTGTGCCCTTTGACCGGCTGCGCCAGAACGCCTTTTCCGCCATTCAGGCCTGTGCTGCGGCCGTGTCACAATCGCCGGAATTGCCGCATTACACGGCCTTGCTGGCCCGTGCGACAGCGGCCACCGGCGACATGGATCGCGCCATACAGCTTTACAAAAGCGCGTCGGATCGCGGTGATCTGCGGGCCATGGTGAGCCTTGCGCAATTGACCGAAGCGGGCAATGGCGTGCCACAGGATGCCGCGGCGGCCCTGGCGCTCTATGAACGTGCGGCCGATGGCGGGAGCCCGGACGCGATGATCAATCTGGCCGTTATCCTGTTTGAAGGTCAGCAGGTGCCGCAGGACATAGACCGGGCCATTGCCTTGCTGCGCCGGGCAGCCGAGGGCGGGTCGGCCCGTGCAGTGTTCAATCTGGGTGTCCTGGCGCAGGATGGGGTGGTCGACACACCGGAAGATGCGCTGCGCTATTTCGAGCAGGCGGCCCGGGACGGTGAGGTGCAGGGATACAGGGCGGCCGCTATCCTGCTGGATGAGGGCCGTGGTGTCACGCGCAACCCCAATGCGGCGGCCAACATGTTGTTGCGTGGCACGGCCGCTGATCGCGGTGTTCTGCTTGAACAGCTGACCGTGCGCACAAACGAGTGGTCACGCGACACAATCCGAGCGGTTCAGGAGCGTCTGAAGGCTGCTGGGTTCTATAGCGCCGCCGTTGACGGCTTGCCCGGTCCCAGCTTTGAGGCTGCGCTGACCCGGTGGCGAAATGGCGGGTTCGATGCCGAGGTTCTGACCAGCGGCTGA